Proteins encoded within one genomic window of Bacteroides sedimenti:
- a CDS encoding sensor protein KdpD: MNDENNVQHFLDLIKKSRRGKFKIYIGMIAGVGKSYRMLLEAHDLLKSGVDVQIGYIESHGRAETEVLIKGLPVIPRKKVFYKGKEIEEMDLQNILLIHPEIVIVDELAHTNVEGSTNEKRWQDVITLLDAGINVISAVNIQHIESLNEEIKDISGIEVKERIPDSLLEQADEVVNIDLTAEELVNRLKAGKIYHPDKIQIALSNFFKTENILQLRELALKEVALRVEKQVENEFIQETSRIRHERFLACISANEKTPRKIIRKTARLATHYNTKFIVLYVQTPRESSDRIPLANQRHLLNHFKLATELGGEIMQEQSANIIDTIIRVCKERQITTVCMGSPSFKIPRVFFSVTKYKKFIDSLSRANIDLIILA, from the coding sequence ATGAACGACGAGAACAATGTACAACATTTCCTTGATTTGATTAAAAAATCGAGAAGAGGGAAATTTAAAATATACATCGGTATGATAGCCGGTGTAGGGAAATCTTATCGCATGTTGCTGGAAGCTCACGATCTTCTTAAAAGTGGTGTGGATGTGCAGATTGGATATATAGAATCTCATGGAAGAGCTGAAACCGAAGTGCTGATAAAAGGTTTGCCTGTTATTCCAAGAAAAAAGGTATTTTATAAAGGAAAAGAAATCGAAGAAATGGATTTGCAGAACATCTTGCTTATCCATCCGGAGATTGTGATTGTGGACGAATTGGCACACACAAATGTGGAAGGAAGTACAAACGAAAAGAGATGGCAGGATGTTATTACGCTTCTGGATGCAGGCATTAACGTAATTAGTGCGGTAAACATACAGCATATAGAAAGCCTGAACGAAGAAATAAAAGATATTTCGGGCATTGAGGTGAAAGAAAGAATACCTGACAGTCTATTGGAACAGGCCGACGAAGTTGTAAACATCGACCTAACGGCAGAAGAATTGGTAAATCGTCTGAAAGCAGGAAAAATATATCATCCTGATAAAATCCAGATTGCACTAAGCAACTTTTTTAAAACGGAAAATATACTTCAATTACGTGAGCTTGCTCTAAAAGAGGTGGCATTACGGGTAGAAAAGCAGGTGGAAAATGAGTTTATCCAAGAGACATCACGCATTCGTCACGAAAGATTCCTAGCATGCATCAGTGCAAATGAAAAAACCCCAAGAAAAATAATACGCAAAACAGCCCGTCTGGCTACACATTATAATACAAAGTTTATTGTACTGTATGTACAGACTCCACGAGAATCAAGCGACCGTATTCCTCTGGCCAACCAAAGACATCTGCTCAATCATTTCAAGCTTGCAACAGAACTGGGTGGTGAAATAATGCAAGAACAATCGGCAAATATTATCGATACCATTATCCGGGTATGCAAAGAACGGCAAATTACCACCGTCTGCATGGGAAGCCCTTCATTTAAAATTCCCAGGGTATTTTTTTCAGTAACTAAATATAAGAAATTCATCGATTCACTTTCAAGGGCTAACATCGACCTGATTATCTTAGCCTGA
- a CDS encoding ATP-binding protein encodes MRIKTKLTYGIGVLVAIIVLLGMLSLNYINKLDNETRKIYTNNNYSLDYCRNMLSVLDNVESNREAQKIFLLNLHKQQKNVTEVNEKEYTDRLTFNFEKYLSKKDKKTLPQIRSDIYSIMSLNMASIYHKSEVARQTANNALLWISLTFAGCIILALAILFRFPYTILKPIRELISGITEIANHNYDKRLNFEPTSEFGEVSASFNKMAERLNEYKESALSDIIANKKYIEAIVNSITEPIIGLDNEKEILFINDEALNILNLKRENVIRKSAPEIALKNDLLRRLIRELVNPGEKYEPLKIYADNKESYFQANYIPIKIVETGEKEPHSIGYVILLKNITEFEERDSAKTTFLSTISHELKTPISAIMMSLQLLEDKRIGALNHEQESLSQNIKENSERLLNITGELLKLTQVEAGKLQLIPKITKPIELIEYAIKATRMLAERFGCQIEVEYPEKISKLFVDSEKIAWVLTNLLSNAIHYSKENSRIIIGARQDGDVVEMYVQDFGKGIDPRYHQSIFDRYFRVPGTKVQGSGLGLSISKDFIEAQNGTITVESEVGKGSKFIIRFNVK; translated from the coding sequence ATGAGGATAAAAACTAAACTCACCTACGGCATCGGAGTTCTTGTTGCCATAATCGTTCTCCTGGGGATGCTCTCGCTGAACTATATAAATAAACTGGATAATGAAACCCGTAAAATTTATACGAACAACAACTATTCACTGGATTATTGCAGAAACATGTTGTCTGTTCTTGATAATGTGGAGAGCAATAGGGAGGCGCAGAAAATATTTCTGCTGAACTTACATAAACAACAAAAGAATGTAACCGAGGTTAATGAAAAAGAATACACGGATAGGTTGACATTCAATTTCGAAAAGTATTTAAGTAAAAAAGATAAGAAAACACTGCCACAAATTAGAAGTGACATCTACTCTATTATGAGTCTGAATATGGCTTCTATCTATCATAAAAGTGAAGTTGCCAGGCAGACGGCAAATAACGCCTTATTGTGGATTTCGCTGACTTTTGCCGGATGCATTATTCTGGCATTAGCTATCTTATTCCGCTTTCCGTACACTATTTTGAAACCGATAAGGGAACTAATCAGCGGAATCACAGAAATTGCCAATCACAACTATGACAAACGGCTTAATTTTGAACCAACAAGCGAATTTGGCGAAGTATCTGCTTCTTTCAATAAAATGGCAGAGCGATTAAATGAATACAAAGAAAGTGCTCTTTCCGACATCATTGCCAACAAAAAATACATTGAGGCTATTGTAAATAGTATCACAGAACCGATTATCGGGTTAGACAATGAGAAAGAGATTCTTTTTATCAATGATGAAGCGCTGAATATACTAAATCTGAAAAGGGAGAATGTAATTCGAAAATCAGCTCCTGAAATAGCACTCAAAAACGATCTTCTCCGACGTTTAATAAGAGAGCTGGTAAATCCCGGAGAAAAATACGAGCCTCTGAAAATTTATGCAGATAATAAAGAGAGTTATTTTCAGGCCAATTACATCCCTATAAAGATTGTTGAAACCGGAGAAAAGGAACCACACAGCATTGGATACGTAATTCTTCTGAAGAATATCACCGAGTTTGAGGAACGGGATTCGGCAAAAACTACCTTCCTCTCTACCATTTCTCATGAACTAAAGACTCCGATTTCAGCCATCATGATGAGCTTACAGCTATTAGAAGACAAACGGATTGGAGCCCTGAATCATGAACAGGAGTCACTTTCGCAAAACATAAAAGAAAACAGTGAACGTTTATTGAATATAACGGGCGAATTGCTGAAACTGACACAGGTAGAAGCTGGTAAACTGCAACTGATTCCTAAGATTACTAAACCAATCGAATTAATAGAGTATGCAATAAAAGCAACCCGCATGTTGGCTGAGAGATTTGGATGCCAAATTGAGGTTGAATATCCTGAAAAGATATCGAAACTGTTTGTTGATAGTGAAAAGATAGCTTGGGTTCTTACCAACTTGTTAAGCAACGCAATTCATTATTCGAAAGAAAATTCAAGGATCATTATCGGTGCCCGTCAAGACGGAGATGTTGTAGAAATGTATGTGCAAGACTTTGGCAAAGGAATTGATCCGAGGTACCACCAAAGCATTTTCGACAGATATTTCCGCGTACCTGGAACTAAAGTACAAGGCAGCGGACTGGGACTTTCAATTTCAAAGGATTTTATTGAAGCTCAGAATGGTACAATTACTGTTGAAAGTGAAGTAGGAAAAGGAAGCAAATTTATAATTCGGTTTAATGTTAAATAG
- a CDS encoding glycine zipper domain-containing protein, with product MKKAFIYTACVLLLSECSSMDRFSQSIIATQTGAAIGSIAGSIIGENIGGYRGSYMGSFIGSAAGALIGASIVNREQPHSRHPNIDKTVPSPYLIIRDIRLQDENWNRVVETGEDCRLIFEIYNEGENTAYDVTPMLKGGKGTRHLIYSPPAVIDKIKPGEKVLYKVNLSATRGLKSGEAVFEIYLDERNGFGTPREEFSIRTEGR from the coding sequence ATGAAAAAAGCATTTATATATACTGCATGTGTGCTTCTTCTTTCAGAATGCAGTTCGATGGACCGATTTTCTCAATCTATTATCGCTACTCAAACTGGAGCTGCAATTGGTAGTATAGCCGGCTCAATTATTGGAGAAAACATTGGAGGGTACAGAGGTTCTTACATGGGCTCTTTTATCGGTTCGGCAGCCGGAGCCTTGATAGGTGCAAGCATTGTGAACAGAGAGCAACCTCACAGCAGGCATCCCAATATCGATAAAACAGTTCCATCTCCTTATCTGATAATTCGTGATATTAGGCTTCAGGACGAAAACTGGAACAGAGTGGTAGAGACTGGTGAGGATTGCCGGCTTATATTTGAGATTTACAACGAGGGTGAAAATACTGCCTACGATGTAACTCCAATGCTTAAAGGAGGAAAAGGTACCCGGCATCTGATTTATTCGCCTCCGGCAGTGATAGATAAAATAAAGCCTGGTGAAAAGGTGCTCTACAAAGTAAATCTATCCGCCACACGTGGTCTAAAAAGTGGCGAGGCTGTATTTGAAATCTACCTGGATGAGCGAAATGGATTCGGTACACCCAGGGAAGAGTTCTCAATTAGGACTGAAGGGAGATAA
- a CDS encoding MutS family DNA mismatch repair protein translates to MEQNLIEISNRYKQIIEETRKKHVEVKKRTNLISIIRVLLFIAGVAGIIYFFNAGGVVVCSIAAFTFLPFLALVKHHNRLFYKKEYLEKKIEVNEQELSAFDYDISSFDGGKEYINPAHLYSYDLDVFGDNSLFQYINRTSTLFGKEQLAAWFNHHLDNKETIEQRQKAIRELTPELSFRQRFRILGLLYKGEAADRQEIEDWIAGENYFKGKKGVKILTLAVPVVNLLVIFLALTNVASFNLLGFSFVLFLILSLKFSNRVTKFQIVYGKKLGILATYAGLMEMVEQKNFKSILLLKIQDGLGVKEEPASIAVKRLSTMMNALDQRNNILVTMLLNGFLFWELRQTIKIESWKEKHATRLTSWLNAVGEIDALSSLATFAYNHPEYTFPAIKEKPFILKASEMGHPLMDRNKCVKNSINIEEQPYFVVITGANMAGKSTYLRTVGVNYLLGCIGASVCGKKMEIYPSRLITSLRTTDSLTENESYFFAELKRLKIIIEKLEKGEELFIILDEILKGTNSLDKQKGSLALIKQFMTLKTNGIIATHDLLLGTLAEQYPENIQNHCFEAEINNNELNFSYQLKEGVAQNMNACFLMKKMGIAVIDA, encoded by the coding sequence ATGGAGCAAAATCTCATTGAAATCAGCAATCGATACAAGCAGATTATTGAGGAAACTCGTAAAAAACACGTTGAGGTAAAAAAGAGAACAAATCTTATCAGCATAATCCGCGTACTGCTTTTTATCGCGGGAGTGGCAGGAATTATCTATTTCTTCAACGCAGGAGGAGTTGTTGTGTGCAGCATAGCAGCCTTTACTTTCTTGCCTTTTCTGGCGCTAGTGAAGCACCATAATCGTCTGTTCTATAAGAAAGAATATCTAGAAAAGAAAATTGAGGTTAATGAACAGGAACTTTCTGCCTTTGACTATGACATCTCTTCTTTCGACGGTGGAAAAGAGTACATAAACCCAGCTCATCTATATTCCTACGATCTTGACGTATTTGGAGACAACTCCTTATTTCAGTACATTAACCGTACCTCTACTTTATTTGGCAAAGAACAACTGGCAGCCTGGTTCAATCATCACCTGGATAATAAGGAGACGATTGAGCAGAGACAGAAAGCTATTCGGGAACTTACACCTGAGCTATCCTTCCGTCAACGCTTCCGCATCCTAGGACTATTATATAAGGGTGAAGCTGCCGACCGTCAGGAAATTGAGGATTGGATAGCTGGTGAAAACTATTTTAAAGGCAAAAAGGGAGTTAAAATACTTACACTAGCTGTACCAGTAGTTAATTTGCTCGTTATATTCCTGGCATTAACAAATGTAGCATCGTTTAATTTGCTGGGATTTTCATTTGTTTTATTTCTGATTTTAAGTCTAAAATTCTCGAACAGGGTTACTAAATTCCAGATAGTATATGGAAAAAAGCTCGGCATTTTAGCTACTTATGCAGGATTAATGGAGATGGTTGAACAGAAGAATTTCAAAAGCATACTGTTACTAAAAATCCAAGATGGACTGGGGGTAAAAGAGGAACCGGCATCTATAGCCGTAAAAAGGCTTTCGACAATGATGAATGCACTTGATCAACGCAACAATATTTTGGTAACCATGTTATTGAATGGATTCCTCTTCTGGGAACTACGCCAGACCATCAAAATAGAATCGTGGAAAGAGAAGCATGCTACCCGATTAACCAGTTGGCTTAATGCCGTAGGAGAAATAGACGCGCTTTCTTCTTTGGCCACATTTGCCTACAATCATCCTGAATATACATTTCCAGCTATCAAAGAAAAGCCATTTATCTTAAAAGCGTCAGAAATGGGGCATCCCTTGATGGACCGTAACAAATGTGTAAAAAACAGCATCAACATTGAAGAACAACCATATTTCGTTGTAATTACAGGAGCAAATATGGCTGGTAAGAGTACATACCTACGCACAGTCGGAGTAAATTACCTGCTAGGCTGTATCGGAGCGTCTGTCTGCGGAAAAAAGATGGAAATCTACCCATCGAGGTTGATTACAAGTTTGCGGACTACCGACTCACTTACTGAGAATGAATCCTATTTCTTTGCAGAACTAAAAAGATTAAAAATAATTATTGAGAAGCTTGAAAAGGGTGAAGAGCTTTTCATTATACTGGATGAAATACTGAAAGGCACCAACTCATTGGATAAACAGAAAGGTTCTCTGGCTTTGATTAAACAATTTATGACGCTAAAGACAAACGGTATAATTGCAACCCACGATTTACTGCTGGGCACATTAGCCGAACAATACCCTGAGAATATCCAGAACCACTGCTTCGAAGCAGAGATAAATAACAATGAACTAAATTTCTCGTATCAGCTTAAAGAAGGAGTTGCACAGAATATGAACGCATGCTTTTTAATGAAAAAAATGGGGATAGCCGTAATAGACGCCTAA
- the rplQ gene encoding 50S ribosomal protein L17: MRHNKKFNHLGRTASHRSAMLSNMACSLIKHKRITTTVAKAKALKKFVEPLITKSKDDTTNSRRVVFSNLQDKIAVTELFKEISVKIADRPGGYTRIIKTGHRLGDNAEMCFIELVDYNENMAKEKVVKKATRTRRSKKTETAPAVEATVAEAPAAEEAKAE, translated from the coding sequence ATGAGACACAATAAAAAATTCAATCATTTAGGTCGTACTGCTTCTCATAGAAGTGCTATGCTCTCTAACATGGCGTGTTCTTTGATTAAGCACAAAAGAATCACTACGACTGTTGCAAAGGCAAAAGCTTTGAAGAAATTCGTTGAGCCTTTGATTACTAAGTCTAAAGACGACACAACTAACTCTCGTCGTGTTGTATTTAGCAACTTGCAAGATAAGATCGCTGTAACAGAATTGTTCAAAGAAATCTCTGTGAAGATTGCTGATCGTCCGGGTGGTTATACTCGTATTATCAAAACTGGTCACCGTTTAGGAGATAACGCAGAAATGTGTTTCATCGAGTTGGTTGACTACAATGAAAATATGGCTAAAGAAAAGGTTGTTAAGAAAGCTACTCGTACTCGTCGTTCCAAGAAGACTGAAACAGCTCCTGCTGTTGAAGCTACAGTTGCTGAAGCTCCTGCTGCTGAAGAAGCAAAAGCTGAATAA
- a CDS encoding DNA-directed RNA polymerase subunit alpha produces MAILAFQKPDKVLMLEADAKFGKFEFRPLEPGFGITVGNALRRILLSSLEGYAITTIKIEGVEHEFSTVPGVKEDVTNIILNLKQVRFKQVVEEFESEKVSISVENSAEFKAGDIGKYLTGFEVLNPELVICHLDSKATMQIDITINKGRGYIPADENREYCTDVNVIPIDSIYTPIRNVKYFVENFRVEQKTDYEKLILEITTDGSIHPKDALKEAAKILIYHFMLFSDEKITLESSDVDGNEEFDEEVLHMRQLLKTKLVDMDLSVRALNCLKAADVETLGDLVQFNKTDLLKFRNFGKKSLTELDDLLESLNLSFGTDISKYKLDKD; encoded by the coding sequence ATGGCTATATTAGCATTTCAAAAACCTGATAAAGTATTAATGTTAGAGGCAGACGCCAAATTCGGTAAATTCGAGTTCCGTCCGCTGGAACCTGGTTTTGGTATTACTGTGGGTAATGCTTTGCGCCGTATTCTTCTCTCTTCATTAGAAGGTTATGCAATCACCACCATTAAAATTGAGGGTGTTGAGCATGAATTTTCAACTGTTCCAGGGGTCAAGGAAGACGTAACTAACATTATTTTGAATCTGAAGCAAGTAAGATTCAAGCAAGTAGTTGAAGAGTTTGAAAGTGAGAAGGTCTCTATCTCTGTAGAAAATTCAGCAGAATTTAAAGCAGGTGATATTGGTAAGTATTTGACTGGATTTGAAGTGTTAAATCCTGAATTAGTTATTTGCCATTTAGATTCAAAAGCTACAATGCAAATTGATATTACAATCAACAAAGGTCGCGGATATATTCCTGCTGATGAAAATCGCGAATACTGCACTGATGTGAATGTAATTCCAATTGATTCAATTTATACACCTATCCGTAATGTTAAGTATTTTGTAGAGAATTTCCGCGTAGAGCAGAAAACTGACTACGAGAAACTAATACTTGAAATTACAACTGATGGTTCTATACACCCAAAAGATGCACTTAAAGAAGCTGCAAAAATCTTAATCTATCACTTTATGCTGTTCTCTGACGAAAAGATTACTCTTGAAAGTTCAGATGTTGATGGCAACGAAGAGTTTGATGAAGAAGTATTGCACATGCGTCAATTGTTGAAAACCAAGCTTGTTGACATGGACTTGTCTGTTCGTGCACTTAACTGCTTGAAGGCTGCTGATGTTGAAACATTAGGAGACCTTGTTCAGTTCAACAAAACCGATCTTCTTAAGTTCAGAAATTTTGGTAAGAAATCGCTTACGGAGCTTGATGATTTGCTCGAAAGTCTGAATCTGTCGTTTGGAACCGATATTTCTAAATATAAATTAGATAAAGATTAA
- the rpsD gene encoding 30S ribosomal protein S4 has product MARYIGPKSRIARKFGEGIFGPDKVLSKKNYPPGQHGNSRKRKTSEYGIQLREKQKAKYTYGVLEKQFRNLFEKAESAKGITGEILVQQLELRLDNIVFRLGIGNTRAAARQLVSHRHITVDGKVVNIPSYSVKPGQVIGVRERSKSMEVIANSLAGFNHSKYPWLEWEDTSKVGKLLHVPERADIPENIKEQLIVELYSK; this is encoded by the coding sequence ATGGCTAGATATATTGGTCCTAAATCAAGAATTGCCCGTAAATTCGGTGAAGGAATCTTTGGTCCAGATAAAGTATTATCTAAAAAGAACTATCCTCCCGGTCAACACGGAAACTCTAGAAAAAGAAAAACTTCAGAATATGGTATTCAACTTCGCGAAAAACAAAAAGCGAAATATACTTATGGAGTTTTAGAAAAACAATTCCGTAACTTATTTGAAAAAGCTGAAAGTGCTAAAGGTATTACTGGTGAGATCTTGGTTCAACAATTGGAACTTCGTCTTGATAATATCGTTTTTCGTTTAGGTATCGGAAATACTCGTGCAGCAGCTCGTCAGTTGGTAAGCCACAGACACATCACTGTTGATGGGAAAGTTGTTAATATCCCTTCTTATTCTGTTAAACCAGGTCAGGTTATCGGTGTTCGTGAAAGATCTAAATCTATGGAAGTGATTGCAAATTCACTGGCAGGTTTCAATCACAGCAAATATCCTTGGTTAGAGTGGGAAGATACTTCTAAGGTTGGTAAATTGTTACATGTACCTGAAAGAGCTGACATCCCAGAAAACATTAAAGAGCAGTTGATTGTAGAGTTGTATTCTAAATAA
- the rpsK gene encoding 30S ribosomal protein S11 encodes MAKKTVAAKKRNVKVDANGQLHVHSSFNNIIVSLANSEGQIISWSSAGKMGFRGSKKNTPYAAQMAAQDCAKIAYDLGLRKVKAYVKGPGNGRESAIRTIHGAGIEVTEIIDVTPLPHNGCRPPKRRRV; translated from the coding sequence ATGGCAAAAAAAACAGTCGCAGCTAAGAAAAGAAATGTAAAAGTGGATGCTAATGGACAATTACATGTTCATTCTTCATTCAACAACATTATTGTTTCTTTAGCAAATAGTGAAGGTCAGATTATCTCATGGTCTTCAGCAGGAAAGATGGGATTTAGAGGTTCTAAAAAGAACACTCCTTATGCAGCACAGATGGCTGCTCAGGATTGTGCAAAAATTGCATACGATCTTGGCTTGAGAAAAGTTAAAGCGTATGTTAAAGGACCAGGAAACGGTCGTGAATCTGCAATCAGAACTATTCATGGTGCCGGTATTGAAGTTACTGAAATTATAGACGTAACCCCACTTCCACACAATGGTTGTCGTCCTCCAAAAAGAAGGAGAGTCTAA
- the rpsM gene encoding 30S ribosomal protein S13: protein MAIRIVGVDLPQNKRGEIALTYVYGIGRSSSAKILDKAGVDRDLKVKDWNDDQAAKIREIIGAEFKVEGDLRSEVQLNIKRLMDIGCYRGVRHRIGLPVRGQSTKNNARTRKGRKKTVANKKKATK from the coding sequence ATGGCTATAAGAATAGTTGGTGTAGATTTACCTCAGAATAAGAGAGGTGAGATTGCGTTGACCTACGTATATGGTATAGGTCGTAGTAGTTCAGCAAAGATTTTAGATAAAGCAGGTGTTGACAGAGATCTTAAAGTTAAAGATTGGAATGATGATCAGGCTGCAAAAATTCGCGAAATCATTGGTGCTGAATTTAAAGTAGAAGGTGATCTTCGTTCAGAAGTGCAGCTTAACATTAAGCGATTAATGGATATTGGTTGTTACCGTGGTGTGCGTCACCGTATTGGTTTGCCGGTTAGAGGTCAAAGCACTAAGAACAATGCTCGTACACGTAAGGGTAGAAAGAAAACAGTTGCAAATAAGAAAAAAGCTACTAAATAA
- the rpmJ gene encoding 50S ribosomal protein L36, translating to MKVRASLKKRTPECKIVRRNGCLYVINKKNPKYKQRQG from the coding sequence ATGAAAGTAAGAGCATCATTAAAAAAACGTACGCCGGAATGCAAAATCGTTAGACGTAATGGCTGTTTGTATGTTATTAACAAGAAAAATCCTAAGTATAAACAACGTCAAGGATAA
- the infA gene encoding translation initiation factor IF-1, with protein MAKQSAIEQDGVIVEALSNAMFRVELENGHEITAHISGKMRMHYIKILPGDKVRVEMSPYDLSKGRIVFRYK; from the coding sequence ATGGCAAAACAATCTGCAATAGAACAAGATGGAGTAATCGTCGAAGCATTGTCAAATGCAATGTTTCGTGTAGAATTAGAAAATGGACATGAGATTACAGCCCATATCTCAGGAAAGATGAGAATGCATTACATTAAAATTTTACCTGGCGATAAAGTAAGAGTTGAAATGTCACCTTATGATTTATCAAAAGGAAGAATCGTTTTTAGATATAAATAA
- the map gene encoding type I methionyl aminopeptidase, translating into MIFLKTEEEIELLRASNLLVAKTLGEIAKLIKPGVTTLELDRVAEEFIRDHGAIPTFKGFPNQYGDPFPATLCTSVNEQVVHGIPNDKPLMEGDIVSIDCGTFMNGFCGDSAYTFCVGEVDPEVRKLLKVTKESLYIGIQNAVAGKRLGDIGYSIQQYCESNSFGVVREFVGHGIGKDMHEDPQVPNYGKRGYGTMLKKGMCIAIEPMITLGGREIVMERDGWTVRTRDRKAASHFEHTIAIGPKGADILSSFEFVEQVLGDKAI; encoded by the coding sequence ATGATATTTCTTAAGACTGAAGAGGAGATTGAATTACTACGAGCAAGTAACTTGCTCGTAGCTAAAACATTGGGTGAGATTGCAAAATTAATCAAGCCCGGTGTAACCACTCTCGAACTAGATAGAGTGGCTGAAGAGTTTATAAGAGATCATGGAGCAATTCCTACTTTTAAAGGATTTCCAAATCAATATGGGGATCCGTTTCCTGCAACTCTTTGTACTTCTGTAAATGAACAGGTTGTACATGGAATACCAAATGATAAACCTTTGATGGAAGGTGATATTGTCTCAATAGACTGTGGCACTTTTATGAATGGTTTTTGTGGAGATTCTGCTTATACTTTTTGTGTAGGTGAGGTTGATCCTGAAGTGCGCAAGTTATTGAAAGTGACAAAAGAGTCTTTATATATCGGTATTCAAAATGCTGTAGCCGGAAAACGGCTAGGGGATATTGGTTATTCGATACAGCAATATTGCGAATCTAATTCGTTTGGTGTTGTAAGGGAGTTTGTAGGTCATGGAATTGGTAAAGATATGCATGAAGATCCTCAAGTCCCGAATTATGGCAAAAGAGGATACGGCACAATGCTTAAAAAAGGAATGTGTATTGCTATCGAACCAATGATCACTCTTGGAGGACGTGAAATTGTGATGGAACGTGATGGTTGGACTGTCCGGACAAGAGACAGAAAGGCTGCCTCTCATTTTGAACACACAATTGCAATCGGGCCTAAAGGTGCAGATATACTCTCTTCATTTGAATTTGTTGAACAAGTTTTAGGAGATAAAGCGATTTAA